The Candidatus Deferrimicrobium borealis region TGAACGGCTTGTAGCGTTCCAGCCAGTCGGCGCCCGATCCTGCGAACCCTTCGAGGGTAAGCGCCCCCTTTCGGGCGAACATGTTGATCTCATGCATCATCTTCTCGACGGTCCCGCCGAACTGCCACCCCCGGTCGCTCGGAAAGTAGTAGTGCGGCGAGATGAACACGTCGTAGCCGTTTCCCTTCGCAGCCTTGAAAAGCGCCTCGATGTGATCCACGGTTTTGTTCTGCTCTACGCTCCTCCCCACCAGCCCCCAGGTGACGCCTTTCGGGCTCAGAAAGTCGTTTTGCGGATCGGTGATAACTAGTGCCGTCTTGTCTGGAGCAATCTGCATGGCTTCCTCCTCGTATCGAATCTGATTCGTTGATTGGT contains the following coding sequences:
- a CDS encoding cysteine hydrolase; translated protein: MQIAPDKTALVITDPQNDFLSPKGVTWGLVGRSVEQNKTVDHIEALFKAAKGNGYDVFISPHYYFPSDRGWQFGGTVEKMMHEINMFARKGALTLEGFAGSGADWLERYKPFIEDGKTIVASPHKVYGPETNDLVLQLRKREKSQVLLAGMSANLCVEAHLRELLEQGFEVAVVKDATAAAQHPELGDGYATALTNFGFLASAVLTTDEAVAKLQRGRKAA